In Chlamydia serpentis, the following are encoded in one genomic region:
- a CDS encoding UPF0158 family protein yields the protein MIAYPIPQNPLLLRILRLMDAFSKSDDERDFYLDRIEGFILYIDLDKDQEDLDKIYQELEENAERYCLIPKLTFYEVKKIMETFINEKIYDIDTKEKFLEILQSKNAREQFLEFIYDHEAELEKWQQFYVERSRIRIIEWLRNNKFQFVFEEDLDFTKNVLEQLKIHLFDAKVGKEIAQARQLLSNKAKIYYSNEALNPRPKRGRPPKQSAKVETETTISSDIYTKVPQVARRFLFLPEITSPSSITFSEKFDSEEEFLANLRGSTRVEDQLNLTNLSERFASLKELSAKLGYDSLSTGDFFDEEEVEEPVAKTKGSKRGRKKSL from the coding sequence ATGATAGCGTATCCCATACCACAAAACCCTCTTCTGCTAAGAATCCTTCGTCTTATGGATGCATTTTCTAAGTCTGACGATGAGAGGGATTTTTATTTAGATCGTATTGAGGGCTTTATTCTCTATATAGATTTGGATAAAGACCAGGAGGACCTAGATAAGATTTATCAAGAGTTAGAAGAAAATGCCGAGCGGTATTGTCTAATTCCAAAGTTAACGTTCTATGAAGTTAAAAAAATTATGGAAACGTTTATCAATGAAAAGATTTATGATATAGATACAAAAGAAAAGTTTCTTGAAATTTTGCAATCTAAAAATGCTCGGGAGCAGTTTTTAGAATTTATTTATGATCACGAGGCAGAATTAGAGAAGTGGCAACAATTTTATGTAGAACGTTCTCGAATTCGAATTATAGAATGGCTTCGCAATAATAAGTTTCAGTTTGTTTTTGAAGAAGATTTAGATTTCACAAAAAATGTTTTAGAACAACTAAAAATACACTTGTTTGATGCAAAGGTAGGCAAGGAAATTGCTCAAGCACGTCAGTTGTTATCTAACAAGGCTAAGATTTACTATTCTAATGAGGCGTTAAATCCTCGTCCAAAGCGTGGGCGTCCTCCAAAACAATCAGCCAAAGTAGAAACAGAAACTACAATTTCTAGTGATATTTATACAAAAGTTCCTCAGGTGGCTCGTCGTTTCCTTTTTTTACCTGAAATTACCTCACCGTCTTCAATTACCTTCTCAGAAAAGTTTGATTCTGAAGAAGAATTCCTTGCGAATTTGCGGGGATCAACACGTGTGGAAGACCAACTGAACCTAACGAATCTTTCCGAAAGATTTGCTTCTCTTAAAGAACTATCCGCAAAACTAGGTTATGACTCCCTATCTACTGGGGACTTCTTTGATGAAGAAGAGGTCGAGGAACCTGTCGCTAAGACAAAGGGAAGTAAGCGTGGTCGCAAAAAATCTTTATAA
- the dapF gene encoding bifunctional diaminopimelate epimerase/glutamate racemase — translation MGFYSPSTISNYFLYSGAGNRFLLSEKVPATKELKLLCEETQVDGFLFLKPSSCADARLIIFNSDGSRPTMCGNGLRCVIAHLAVDIGKSEISIETDNGIYSGYFYSWNRVLVDMTLSDWQFSIHELEWSPDPLPEEVFFINTGVPHVVAFVPELGNLDLARLGPFLRNHQIFSPQGVNVNFVQVIGHCELRVRTYERGVERETAACGTGVLASALVASKCYGWNSSVYIRTWGEASMTVSKSKDRVYLEGPVRRNLQVV, via the coding sequence ATGGGATTTTATTCTCCTTCAACGATCTCTAACTATTTTTTATATTCTGGAGCAGGAAATCGCTTTCTTCTTAGTGAGAAAGTTCCCGCAACTAAAGAATTAAAGTTACTTTGTGAAGAGACACAGGTAGATGGTTTTTTGTTTTTAAAACCCTCTTCTTGTGCTGATGCCCGACTCATTATTTTTAATTCTGATGGATCACGTCCTACAATGTGTGGAAATGGCTTACGGTGTGTTATTGCTCATCTAGCTGTTGATATCGGTAAGTCAGAAATATCTATAGAAACGGATAATGGTATCTACTCAGGGTATTTTTATTCCTGGAATCGTGTGCTTGTAGATATGACTTTGTCAGATTGGCAGTTCTCTATTCATGAACTAGAATGGAGTCCTGATCCTCTTCCTGAGGAAGTATTTTTCATCAATACCGGAGTCCCTCATGTCGTTGCATTTGTTCCTGAACTTGGTAATTTAGACCTTGCTAGGTTAGGCCCTTTCCTAAGGAACCACCAGATATTTTCTCCTCAAGGAGTCAATGTAAACTTTGTTCAGGTAATAGGACATTGTGAGTTACGTGTGCGTACTTATGAGCGTGGGGTAGAAAGGGAAACTGCAGCCTGTGGAACAGGAGTCTTAGCTTCTGCGCTTGTTGCTTCGAAGTGTTATGGATGGAACAGCTCTGTATATATTCGGACTTGGGGAGAGGCCTCTATGACTGTCAGTAAATCTAAGGATCGTGTTTATCTCGAAGGCCCTGTACGTAGAAACTTGCAAGTGGTTTAG
- a CDS encoding ATP-dependent Clp protease proteolytic subunit, with product MTDGEVHKLRDIIEKKLLEARRVFFSEPVTEKSASDAIKKLWYLELKDPGKPIVFVINSPGGSVDAGFAVWDQIKMLTSPVTTVVTGLAASMGSVLSLCAAPGRRFATPHSRIMIHQPSIGGPITGQATDLDIHAREILKTKARIIDVYVEATNQPRDLIEKAIDRDMWMTANEAKDFGLLDGILFSFNDL from the coding sequence ATGACAGATGGGGAAGTTCATAAATTACGTGACATTATAGAGAAAAAACTTCTAGAGGCGCGAAGGGTTTTTTTTTCAGAACCTGTAACAGAAAAAAGTGCTTCAGATGCAATTAAAAAACTGTGGTATTTAGAATTAAAGGATCCTGGAAAGCCGATAGTTTTTGTGATCAATAGCCCAGGAGGCTCTGTAGACGCAGGTTTTGCTGTCTGGGATCAAATTAAAATGTTGACATCACCAGTGACTACGGTAGTTACAGGTTTAGCAGCTTCCATGGGTTCGGTATTGAGTTTATGTGCAGCTCCTGGACGCAGGTTTGCAACCCCTCACTCTAGGATTATGATTCATCAGCCTTCAATAGGCGGACCAATCACCGGACAAGCAACAGATCTAGACATTCATGCTAGAGAGATTTTAAAAACAAAAGCTCGCATTATAGATGTCTATGTAGAGGCCACAAATCAACCTCGAGACCTAATAGAAAAGGCTATCGATAGAGATATGTGGATGACAGCTAACGAAGCTAAAGATTTTGGTTTGTTGGATGGGATTTTATTCTCCTTCAACGATCTCTAA